In Phycisphaerae bacterium RAS1, the genomic window GCGGCTGGCGTAGCGCGGCGTCAGCGTGGCCAGGCGCCGTCGTCCGTCCGAATCGACGAGCGATCCGGCTTTTCCATTGTCCTGCGCCCATTGGGCCACCGTGTAGGGCTCGACCACGACCGTCATCGACCGCGGCGGCCCTGGCCACGCCGCTAGCGATTGCATCAACTCACCTTCAAACGTGCTCTGAATGCTCAGCAGCAACGGAATGTCCGGCGCGACGGCGGCGAGCTGCCTGACGATGTCGAGGCTGCAGCCGTCACCCTCGCCCTGCCAGTACGTCCCGCGCGTCAGTTGCAGGCGCATCAGGCCGATCCCCTCGGCGCCGCTCTCATCCGCCGCGCGAAACGGCGACTCGCGCCGCGGCCAGTGGAATTCTCGCCGCTGCAGCTCGGCGATGACCGCTTCCGCGGATTCGCCGCGTGCCAGTCGGGCGACCGCCTCGTCGAGCACTAGTGTCGGACTACCGCCGAACGCGCTGAGCAGATCGGTCGGGAAGCCGACGCGATCCAGAAGCTGCGTCACCGCGCCGACGTCGCCGCTGCGGACAACCACCATCAGTGCAGGCGATTCCAGTACGTGCACCAGCGCGGCCCGCAGACCTTCTCGCGCCAGTCGCCGCGCGACCCGATCAGCAGCCGCCTGCAGGATGCCCGGCTCGATCGCGGGCGGCGCCGTCGCGGCCGAGTCGGCCGGCGTGAGCGGCGCGCGAAACCCGCGCAGTGCCGGCCGGGCTTCCGGCACCGCCGCAAGCGCCGCCGCGTCGGGCGCAGGGACGTGGCGCACGACGCGGCAGATCGCAATGGGAGCAAACGGCTTGGACGTGGGAGCAGAAGCGGTTGCGGCCGGTTGCGAGGACGGCGCGGCGCCTGGCGCCGAATCGTGAACCACGATTCGGAACTGCCGCTCAAACGCCTTGCGAATGAGCCGATCGCCGCATCGTCGCAGCAACTCTTCCGGAAGCTGTAGATCGTCCAGCGTGTGCGACCCGATCGGCTGGGCGCGCATATCGGCGAGCAACTCGGCTTCGGTCGCGGTGGGCTGGGTCGATGGAGGGTCGCCGGCAGAGACCGCCAGCGCGCCGATCACCAGACATGCGGCGGTCGCCGGACCAGCGTAGCGAGCTGAACTCATGGGACACCCGGTACGCGCCGGCCGGCTCCTGTGCAAGCGCCGGTTCGCGCCGCCTGATGGTATCGCGGCGTCGGGGCGTGCGGACAGCGCTGCCGCCGGCCGCGCCGACCGGGCGCGGGCGCCGCACCCCTTTCTGCCGCGCCGCGGGACAAATAGAATGCCGCCCGTCATGTCCGGTATTGGAACCGGCGCGACGGCGTCCGTCGCGCCCGAGGTCAGCCGATGAGCGAGCCTGCCGTTCCGCTGGTCCGAACCAAGGTTGTCGCCACGGTCGGCCCGGCCAGCGCCTCGCGCGAGCGGCTGGCCGAGCTGATCGACGGCGGCGTCGACGTGTTCCGGCTGAATTTCAGCCACGGCCAGCTTGCCGATCACGAGCGCGTGCTGGACCTTGTTCGCAGCTTGTCGCGCGAAGGCGACGTGCCCCTCGCGGTGCTGGGCGACCTGTGCGGACCGAAAATCCGGCTGTGCGAAGTCGAGGCGGGCGGATTTGAAGTGGCGACCGGCTCGCAGGTGCGCGTGGTGCGCGGCCAGCAGCCGTGCCGCCCCGGAATGCTGACGACGACCTACGCCCGCCTCCTGGACGAAGTGGACATCGGGCATCGCGTGTTCATCGACGATGGGCTGGTGCGGATGATCGTGGTGGACAAAACCGCCGACGCCCTGCTGTGCAACTGCACCGTCGGCGGGCGTCTATCGAGCCGCAAGGGCATCAACCTGCCTGACACGCAGCTTTCGATTCCCGCGTTCACCGAAAAGGACCAGGCCGATCTGGCATGGGCCATCGATCACGGGCTGGATTACGTGGCGCTTTCGTTCGTGCGCCGGCCGGCGGATCTGGACGAGCTGCGCCGTCGGCTCGACGAGCGCGGCAGCCGCATCGGCGTGATCGTGAAAATCGAAAAATTCGAGGCGCTCGAGCACATGGCGGAGCTGGTCGAGGAGACGGACGGCGTCATGGTGGCGCGCGGCGACCTGGGCGTGGAGATGGATGTCTGGCAGGTGCCGCTCATTCAGAAATCGATCACCGCCCGCTGCCGCGATGCGGGCAAACCGGTCATCGTCGCGACGCAGATGCTGCAGAGCATGGTCGCCAATCCCATGCCGACGCGGGCCGAAGTCAATGACGTCGCCAATGCCATCATCGACGGGGCGGACGCCGTCATGCTGTCGGCCGAGACCGCCAGCGGCCTGTTTCCCGCGGCCGCGGTGGACATGATGCGGCGCATCTCGCTGTCGACCGAGGCGTACGTGGCGCACTTCCCGCCGCGCGACGTGCCCGACGACGGCGTCGGGGCGTCGGAGATTACGTCGGCCATTGCGCGCGGCGCGGTGCAGACGGCCATTCATCTCAATGCCCGCGTGCTGGCGGTCTGGACGGCCACAGGCCTGACGGCGCGCATGCTCGCGCGGCACCGCGTCCCGGTCCCGATTGTCGCGCTGACGGACGACGAGGGGGTTCGGCGACGACTGAACCTGGTTTACGGCGTGATTCCAATCTGCGTCGAGCCGCTCAGCGACCCGCGGCGGATGGCGAGCGTGCTGAACGCCGAACTCCTGCGGCGGCGGTTGGCGGCGGCAGGCGATCTGGTCGTGGTCGTCACATCGACCCGGCCGTCAACGCCGGGCGCGACTGACACGATTCACGTGCATCGCGTGGTGTGAAGCCCGCTCCGCAGGCCGAACTACGGGCGAGCCATCAGCCAGCCTTGCCATTCGTCCTGTTTGGAGCTGACGCCGACCAAGCGGCCTCTGGCGTCAATGACGAACACGGTCGGCAGCTTCTCGACCGCCCAGCGGCGGACGAACTCGCCTCCCCAGCCCATGCCGTCGTGCAGTTGCGGCCAGGTAATTTCCCGCTCGCTCATCGACGCTCGCATCCGGGCCGGCGAGTCGTCGAGATTGACTCCGATCACGTGGAGCGCAGAGTCGCTCGCAGGCCGGGCGTGCAGCCATTCCATCGCGCGAAGCGAGCTCAAATCCGACGCCGCCCACACGACCACCGCGATCGGGCCGCCGCGAAGCGCCGACAGATTGACCAAGCGCCCGTCCGCCGCCACGAAGCTCAGCTCGAACCCTTGCCCGGCTTGCTCGACGCGGCGCAGCAATCCGGCCAGCCGTTGCGTCGTCGGATGCTCGGGAAACGACGCCTCCAGGACGTTCAGCATCGCCCGCATCGTCTCGCGCTCGCCGCGGTCCGCGGCGTCTTCGAACACGAGCTGCGCCAGCCGCGGCGTGTGCCGGGCGGAGGGGTAGTCGCGCACAAAGTCGCGGTACGCCGCGATGAGCGACGGATCGCTGGGCGAACGCAGCGCACCGACCGGCTGGGTAGCGGATTGCGGCGTCATGCGATCGGCGTGGATCTTCCAGAACGCCGCTTCGGCCCCCGACTCGCGAGAGGGAGGGTTCTTGAGGACGTCGCGCAGGCGCTGGGTGAATGCGGGCAGCGTGTCCGCAGAGAGCGAGGCGAGCTCGAACCGTGCGGCGAGCTCGATCCGGATGATCTCGTCGCGATGGGCGCCGCCTGGGTAGAGGGCCAGGTAAGCGGTCGCCTGATCGATGATCTCCGCGTTGCATCGCCGCAGATCGGCCAGCCGCTCGACGTAGGGCTGGGATGCGGGCTGCGGGTGCTGTCGCAACCCCGCGACCGCCCGCCAGAGCGTCTCTTCGCCGGCGTCTCTACCGGCCGACTGAGCAGCCAGCGGCGCCGCGAGCATGATCGCGCCGACCAGCAGGCGCCAGGTCCAGCGTGCGGCAATCGATTCTGCCCGCCGCGTGGCCATTACCAGAATGACCATTCGCCGACTCGCAGGACGTGCAGGTAGAGCGCCAGGTTGGTGACGGCGTGCACGATCACCAGACAGAGCACGCTGCGGGTCCGGTAGAAGAGCGCGTTGAAAAACAGCCAGCAGAGGATGCTCACGCCCCAGTTGTCCGGATGCTGAAGCGTAGACAGCACGGACGACAGCAGCATCGCCCGCCACGCGAACGCTCCCAGCGGCAGGCGATCGAAATGGTGCCAATCGACCAGCGCCCGCAGCATGAACGCCCGCCAGAAGAGCTCCTCCACCAGCGGCACCGCCGTACACGCCACCAGAATTCGCATCGATGCCGCGGTCCAGAACAGCTTGCCCGCCCCGAGCGTGTCGCGCGGGTCGATCCACTCCTTCGTACCCGGAAAAACGGGCAGCCGCCCGCCAAGACCAAGGTCGTCAAACAGGTACTGCCCCGCCATCCACCCCCACGCGGCAAAAAGTCCGGCCGGCAAGGCGATCAGCAGGTGCGGACGCCCCCACGGCGGCAGATAGCGGCGGAACACCCACACCACGGCGAGCGAACCCACGCCGCGCATCGCCGCCGCGATCGGCAGCCACTCGACCGGCACCAGGTCTTTCAACGAGAGCAGCGCCAAATAAACCAGGAACGGCCCCATCAACACGACGTCGGGCCGTGCGGAGGCGAGCGCTTCCCAACGATTGCGGGGAATGGGGATGGGGATCGGCGAGGCGTCGGTCATACGTCTTCGCGGCACCGTCGGCGGTTCGGTCGCTGACCGACCGGACCGGCGCGTCGCCGGGCCGGCGTCGCCGCCCACTATAGCCGCCGGTTCCTATTGTCCAAAGGCCGCGCGAGTCACCGCGGCGGCGGCGCACCGTCATCGACTGCCGGCGTCCGCAACGCGCGAACCTGAAGATCGTCGAATGAGGTGACGGCGTCGGCCTTCGTCCAGAGGCCGATACAGCCGGGCTTGGTGATCGTGCTATCGCGGGCGTGCAGATGCGGAGTGCCGTCCAACCAGCAGGTGATCTCATCGCCGACCATGCGGATGCGAAGCTCATACCAGCGGCCCGCCGCCAGCTCGAGCTTCACTGTCTCCAACTGCCGCCGCTTGCCGCCGGAAACAACGTACACGCGGAAGTTCCCCTCCAGCGGATTGAACCGGCTGATGTAGTAGTTGTTTTCATCCTGGACGCGCCAGATCGGGCCGCCGCCCTGATCCTCCTTGCCGGCGTCCGCCCGCACGCGAACGCTCAACTCGAGATCCGCGAAGTGCGCCTGCTCGGCGATGGCCAGGTTGTACGTGCCGTCGTAGTTCTGCGACCGCGTGAGCGCGAACAGCTTGGAAACGCCCGCCCCGTCCGCGGCCCGGACCGCCCACTCCGCCATCGGCGCGGTGGGGTTCGTGGCCGTGATGCGCCAGCCGGTCGGGACGCGCCCCGGCGGCGAATCCTCGAAATCTGCTGAGAACTGATCGGTCTCGCGCCGGGCCGCCGCGCTGCATCCCGAAAGAAGAAGGCACACTCCCGCGAATCCCACGACATTGCAGTTCTTCATTGGCTTTCTCGAATGAACCTGCTGTTGACCCCGACCGGTAACAGACGCCCGCTCTGCTACGCGAAATGCTCAGCGGGCCTTCTCACGGCGGTCGCCCGCCCTTGCCCGCGCCTCTTCCAGCAGTTTCTCGAATTCCTGTCGCTGCGGCTCGGTCATCATCTCCAGCAGGTCGCGCTTCACGTTTTCGCCGAGCGTTTTCCTTCCGGCCGCGTCGCGGCGGGCGAGCCGGCGCTCCAGCGTCGCCGTCGCCCGCTCGATTTCCCGCAGCTTCTGCTTCTGCTCGTCGCTCAGCTCGATTCGTTTCGCCAGCCGCAGCATGAGCCGCAGCTCGTCGCCCTCCGCGTGTCCGCCGCCGGCGAGCGTCGATTCGCGGATTTCGGCGAGTGCGGCCTTCTGCCCGTCGTTCAACACGGGTTCCAGCTCGTCGAACAGTTTCTCGAACCGCCGTCGCGGGTTGGGGCGGAGTTCCTCGATTTTCGCGGCCAGGCTCGCCGCACGCGCCTCGTCGCCCGCCTCGCGCGCCGCGTGCTGCTCCTCGTAGAGCTGCCGCAGTTCGTCGCCGCGCCCGGCCTCGACCCCGGCCTGCTCGCGCATCTGCGCCACCAGCTCGTCGAATTTCGATCGCTGCGGCTCGTCCAGCTTCAACTCGTCCGGCAGCGTGCGGACCAGCTCGCGCAGCGCCGTTCCGTCGCGCGTCTGGTCCACCAGCTCGTGGCGGATCGCCTCGAACTTCTCCCTTTGCTCCGGCCGCATGAGTCCGCCGGCGGCCTGGAGGAATGGGCCGAGCGGGTCGCCCTCCAGCCCATCGGCCCGTCGCCGCGATTCCAGCTCCGCGATTTGTGCTTGAAGCTGTTCGACGCGCGGCGCGTCCGCGGCCTGCCGCGCATCACGCAGCTCGCGATACAACGCGGCGATTTTTCGCCCGGCGCGGCGATCCTCGGCGACCAGCTCGGCGTGCCGCGCCGCGAGTGCTGCGAGCTGCGCCTTTTGCGGTTCGTCCAGATCCAGTTCGCGCTCCAGCCGACGCTGGATCATCTCAAAC contains:
- the pyk gene encoding Pyruvate kinase, yielding MSEPAVPLVRTKVVATVGPASASRERLAELIDGGVDVFRLNFSHGQLADHERVLDLVRSLSREGDVPLAVLGDLCGPKIRLCEVEAGGFEVATGSQVRVVRGQQPCRPGMLTTTYARLLDEVDIGHRVFIDDGLVRMIVVDKTADALLCNCTVGGRLSSRKGINLPDTQLSIPAFTEKDQADLAWAIDHGLDYVALSFVRRPADLDELRRRLDERGSRIGVIVKIEKFEALEHMAELVEETDGVMVARGDLGVEMDVWQVPLIQKSITARCRDAGKPVIVATQMLQSMVANPMPTRAEVNDVANAIIDGADAVMLSAETASGLFPAAAVDMMRRISLSTEAYVAHFPPRDVPDDGVGASEITSAIARGAVQTAIHLNARVLAVWTATGLTARMLARHRVPVPIVALTDDEGVRRRLNLVYGVIPICVEPLSDPRRMASVLNAELLRRRLAAAGDLVVVVTSTRPSTPGATDTIHVHRVV
- a CDS encoding Redoxin, with the protein product MVILVMATRRAESIAARWTWRLLVGAIMLAAPLAAQSAGRDAGEETLWRAVAGLRQHPQPASQPYVERLADLRRCNAEIIDQATAYLALYPGGAHRDEIIRIELAARFELASLSADTLPAFTQRLRDVLKNPPSRESGAEAAFWKIHADRMTPQSATQPVGALRSPSDPSLIAAYRDFVRDYPSARHTPRLAQLVFEDAADRGERETMRAMLNVLEASFPEHPTTQRLAGLLRRVEQAGQGFELSFVAADGRLVNLSALRGGPIAVVVWAASDLSSLRAMEWLHARPASDSALHVIGVNLDDSPARMRASMSEREITWPQLHDGMGWGGEFVRRWAVEKLPTVFVIDARGRLVGVSSKQDEWQGWLMARP
- a CDS encoding CAAX amino terminal protease self- immunity; this encodes MTDASPIPIPIPRNRWEALASARPDVVLMGPFLVYLALLSLKDLVPVEWLPIAAAMRGVGSLAVVWVFRRYLPPWGRPHLLIALPAGLFAAWGWMAGQYLFDDLGLGGRLPVFPGTKEWIDPRDTLGAGKLFWTAASMRILVACTAVPLVEELFWRAFMLRALVDWHHFDRLPLGAFAWRAMLLSSVLSTLQHPDNWGVSILCWLFFNALFYRTRSVLCLVIVHAVTNLALYLHVLRVGEWSFW